A region from the Terriglobales bacterium genome encodes:
- a CDS encoding FtsX-like permease family protein, whose product MAIPLTYNLRSLRVRWASTVVAVLGIAGTVGVFIAMLSLAKGFKATLVASGSPRNALIRRAGATSEMESAVTIDQIHVIQDAPGVERGPVGPLVSPESVVVAAFPLRSTGTDANVQVRGLTAVAAQVHEGFKIVSGRFFHPGLNELIVGKNALKSYAGLDLGSMLNFGGGTWIVVGIFDAGGSAFDSEVWTDGDILRQTYKRPPDRVQSVTVRLTSAGAFNRFKDALTADPRMTVQVDREVEYYEKQSRALTTLITVLGALVAAVMGIGAVFGALNTMYSAVAERGREIATMRALGFRAGAVVLSFMFEALCIAFIGGLVGTAGVLPLNGLTTGTMNWQTFSHLAFAFKVTPALMSAGIFFALLMGVVGGVPPAVRAARGRIAVTLREL is encoded by the coding sequence ATGGCCATTCCGCTGACCTACAACCTCCGCAGCCTGCGTGTGCGTTGGGCTTCGACCGTCGTTGCTGTCCTTGGTATCGCCGGTACCGTCGGCGTTTTCATTGCCATGCTGTCGCTGGCCAAGGGTTTCAAGGCAACCCTGGTCGCCTCCGGCTCTCCTCGCAACGCGCTCATCCGCCGGGCTGGTGCGACCTCGGAGATGGAGAGCGCCGTCACCATTGACCAGATCCATGTCATCCAGGACGCTCCCGGCGTAGAGCGCGGTCCCGTCGGCCCGCTGGTCAGCCCGGAGAGCGTTGTCGTAGCCGCCTTTCCTCTGAGATCTACGGGCACTGACGCTAATGTGCAGGTCCGCGGATTGACCGCGGTCGCCGCGCAGGTCCACGAGGGCTTCAAGATCGTCTCCGGACGCTTCTTCCATCCCGGCCTGAATGAGCTCATCGTCGGCAAGAATGCGTTGAAGAGCTACGCCGGACTCGACCTGGGCAGCATGTTGAATTTTGGCGGAGGGACTTGGATCGTCGTCGGCATCTTTGACGCGGGCGGCAGTGCCTTCGATTCTGAGGTGTGGACCGACGGCGACATCCTGAGACAGACCTATAAGCGTCCCCCTGACCGCGTGCAGTCGGTCACCGTGCGCCTGACATCCGCCGGCGCGTTCAACCGCTTCAAGGATGCTCTCACCGCCGATCCGCGCATGACCGTACAGGTCGACCGCGAGGTCGAATACTACGAGAAGCAGTCGCGCGCACTGACTACGCTGATCACCGTTCTTGGCGCTCTCGTCGCTGCCGTAATGGGCATCGGCGCGGTTTTCGGAGCGCTGAACACGATGTACTCCGCCGTCGCCGAGCGCGGCCGTGAGATCGCCACCATGCGCGCGCTGGGTTTCCGCGCGGGCGCGGTGGTGCTCTCCTTCATGTTCGAGGCACTCTGCATCGCCTTCATCGGCGGCCTCGTCGGTACCGCCGGTGTGCTCCCGCTGAATGGCCTGACCACCGGCACCATGAACTGGCAGACCTTCTCTCACCTGGCATTCGCATTCAAGGTCACGCCGGCGCTCATGTCAGCCGGAATCTTTTTCGCCTTGCTGATGGGCGTGGTGGGCGGTGTGCCCCCCGCCGTCCGCGCCGCACGCGGCCGCATCGCCGTCACTCTGCGGGAACTCTAG
- a CDS encoding FtsX-like permease family protein, with amino-acid sequence MKYSRLVFANLFRKKIRTTLTLGSFAVALFLFGLLAVVRGAFNQGLEVAGADRLVIVNKVSIIQPLPISYKERLAQIPGVKSVTHANWFGGVYQDERNFFPQFAIDEENYKQMFPEFRLPDDQWKAWLEDREGAIVGADLVRRFGWKLGDRVPIKGTIFPGIWEFNIRGIYQGSRPADDTTQFWFHYKLLEEKESPYWKGLIGWYTVRIDDPDNAVRVAKAIDGTFANSPWETKTDTEKSFAAGFVKQAGNIGLIIMSIGAVVFFTLLLVTGNTMAIAVRERTRELAVLKAVGFSDRFVLFLVLFESLTVAIIGGGLGLLLAKLMTLRGDPTRGMLPYFYLRPDAIALGIVAALAVGVAAGIFPALSAMRLRVADALRRI; translated from the coding sequence ATGAAGTACAGCCGGTTGGTGTTCGCCAATCTGTTTCGCAAGAAGATCCGCACAACGCTGACCTTGGGTTCGTTCGCCGTCGCTCTCTTCCTCTTCGGTCTGCTGGCGGTGGTACGCGGAGCGTTCAATCAGGGCCTCGAGGTCGCAGGAGCCGACCGGCTGGTGATCGTCAACAAGGTTTCGATCATCCAGCCGCTGCCCATCTCCTACAAGGAGCGGCTGGCGCAGATTCCGGGCGTCAAGTCGGTCACCCACGCCAACTGGTTCGGCGGCGTTTACCAGGACGAGCGCAATTTCTTCCCCCAGTTCGCCATCGATGAAGAGAACTACAAACAGATGTTTCCCGAGTTTCGACTTCCTGACGACCAATGGAAGGCCTGGCTCGAGGATCGCGAAGGCGCCATCGTCGGCGCCGACTTGGTCAGGCGCTTTGGCTGGAAGCTCGGCGACCGCGTGCCTATCAAGGGCACCATCTTCCCTGGAATTTGGGAGTTCAACATCCGCGGCATCTACCAGGGCAGCCGTCCCGCCGACGACACCACTCAGTTCTGGTTCCATTACAAGCTGCTCGAGGAGAAGGAGAGTCCTTACTGGAAGGGCCTGATCGGCTGGTACACCGTGCGCATCGACGATCCCGACAATGCGGTGCGTGTCGCCAAAGCCATCGACGGCACGTTCGCGAACTCTCCCTGGGAGACGAAGACCGATACCGAGAAGTCCTTCGCCGCCGGCTTTGTGAAGCAGGCCGGCAATATCGGGCTCATCATCATGAGCATCGGCGCAGTCGTGTTCTTCACTTTGCTGCTGGTGACCGGCAATACGATGGCCATCGCGGTGCGTGAGCGCACGCGCGAGCTGGCTGTGCTCAAGGCTGTGGGTTTTTCGGACAGATTCGTACTCTTCCTGGTGCTTTTTGAGTCTCTGACGGTAGCCATCATCGGGGGTGGGTTGGGGCTGCTCCTGGCCAAGCTGATGACGCTGCGCGGCGACCCGACACGCGGCATGCTTCCGTATTTCTATTTGCGCCCTGACGCCATCGCGCTTGGCATCGTCGCTGCGCTGGCCGTCGGGGTGGCGGCGGGTATCTTCCCCGCCCTTTCGGCGATGCGCCTCAGGGTCGCAGACGCGCTTCGGAGGATCTGA
- a CDS encoding ABC transporter ATP-binding protein, translating to MVRVDGKGDGKSLIQVRGLDKKYQRGSEEIHVLQGLNLDVDAGDFVAFMGPSGSGKTTLLNLLGGLDVPSRGSISVAGDEITHMSASKLTTWRARHVGFIFQMYNLIPVLTAAQNVELPLLLTKLSKADRRKHVEAALQIVGLGDRMNHFPNQLSGGQEQRVGIARAIVADPTFLLCDEPTGDLDRKSADEIMTLLERLVSEHQKTVLMVTHDPLAAERSQTTLHLDKGVLVEAVSAGGVRS from the coding sequence ATGGTCAGGGTGGATGGCAAAGGCGATGGCAAGAGCCTGATCCAGGTACGCGGGCTCGACAAGAAATATCAGCGCGGCAGCGAGGAGATCCACGTCCTGCAGGGCTTGAACCTCGACGTGGACGCCGGCGATTTCGTCGCTTTCATGGGGCCGAGCGGCTCCGGAAAGACCACGCTTCTGAACCTGCTGGGCGGACTCGACGTCCCCTCCCGCGGCAGCATCAGTGTCGCCGGCGACGAGATCACACACATGTCGGCCAGCAAGCTCACGACTTGGCGGGCCCGCCACGTCGGCTTCATCTTCCAGATGTACAACCTCATTCCAGTGCTTACCGCGGCGCAAAATGTCGAACTGCCGCTGCTTCTGACCAAGCTCTCCAAAGCCGACCGGCGCAAACACGTCGAAGCCGCGTTGCAGATCGTTGGCCTGGGCGACCGTATGAATCACTTCCCCAACCAGCTCTCCGGCGGACAGGAGCAGCGCGTCGGCATCGCACGCGCCATCGTCGCCGACCCAACGTTCCTGCTCTGCGACGAACCCACCGGCGACCTCGACCGCAAGAGTGCCGACGAGATCATGACTTTGCTTGAGCGGCTGGTCAGCGAACACCAGAAGACCGTCCTCATGGTCACGCACGACCCGCTGGCTGCGGAACGCTCGCAGACCACCCTCCACCTCGATAAGGGTGTACTCGTCGAGGCAGTCAGCGCGGGAGGCGTGCGGTCATGA
- a CDS encoding efflux RND transporter periplasmic adaptor subunit has product MGSQLSTPDLSSLKIDHSARHQGGPKWLRYVFAAIGLLLLVSALVFALKGKAPEVMVTTVHATTADTRVALLNASGYVTPRRRATVAAKVTGRVIQMIADEGMHVQEGQVLAYLDDSDARVRLNSARSDREATAAALADLKVNLENADRELRRTDSLHQGGVASQQALDLAKTTADSLRARIALTEEQVRAADSRIKVAQQDLDNCTVRSPFTGIVVSKDAQVGEMVSPISAGGGFTRTGIATVVDMRSLEVEVDVNESYIARVKPGQPVTAILDAYPDWKIPCTVRTVIPTADRQKATVKVRISFNQLDPRILPDMGVKVSFLGDEPAPASGTARLLIPKDAIRNENGQQVVFLYKDGRVERRAVRVGGTSGDSQEVLAGINDGDQLVTSGFDGLHDGQQVGIKKQ; this is encoded by the coding sequence ATGGGCTCTCAACTGTCCACGCCTGACCTCTCTTCGCTGAAGATCGACCACTCGGCGCGCCACCAGGGTGGTCCGAAGTGGCTGCGCTATGTATTTGCGGCCATCGGTCTCTTGCTGCTGGTTTCGGCTCTCGTGTTTGCGCTGAAAGGGAAAGCTCCGGAGGTCATGGTCACCACCGTACACGCGACGACCGCAGATACTCGCGTCGCGTTGCTGAACGCCAGCGGATACGTGACCCCTCGGCGCCGAGCGACTGTCGCCGCCAAGGTCACCGGCCGGGTCATCCAGATGATCGCCGACGAGGGCATGCACGTGCAGGAAGGCCAGGTGCTGGCGTACCTCGACGACTCGGATGCGCGCGTGCGGCTGAATTCTGCAAGGTCGGATCGCGAAGCCACCGCCGCCGCGCTCGCCGACCTGAAGGTCAATCTCGAGAACGCCGACCGCGAACTCCGCCGCACCGATTCCCTTCATCAGGGCGGCGTCGCCAGCCAGCAGGCGCTCGACCTCGCTAAGACCACTGCCGATAGCCTCCGCGCCAGGATCGCTCTCACCGAGGAACAGGTGCGCGCCGCCGATTCGCGCATCAAGGTGGCGCAGCAGGACCTCGACAACTGTACCGTGCGCTCGCCGTTCACCGGCATCGTAGTCTCCAAGGACGCCCAGGTCGGTGAGATGGTCTCGCCCATCTCGGCCGGTGGGGGCTTCACTCGCACCGGCATCGCCACCGTCGTGGACATGAGATCGCTCGAAGTCGAGGTGGACGTCAACGAGTCATACATCGCACGCGTCAAGCCGGGCCAGCCCGTCACCGCGATCCTCGACGCGTATCCCGACTGGAAGATCCCGTGTACTGTGCGGACGGTCATCCCCACCGCCGACCGGCAAAAAGCGACGGTGAAGGTACGCATCTCGTTCAACCAACTCGATCCGCGGATCCTGCCCGACATGGGAGTAAAGGTCAGTTTCCTTGGAGACGAACCCGCGCCGGCAAGCGGCACGGCTCGGCTGCTCATCCCGAAGGACGCCATCCGCAACGAAAACGGGCAGCAGGTGGTCTTCTTGTACAAGGACGGACGCGTGGAGCGCCGGGCCGTTCGCGTCGGCGGTACGAGTGGGGACTCGCAGGAGGTCCTGGCCGGCATCAACGACGGCGATCAGCTCGTCACCAGTGGCTTCGACGGCCTGCACGACGGCCAGCAGGTCGGGATCAAAAAACAATAG